Proteins co-encoded in one Muntiacus reevesi chromosome 13, mMunRee1.1, whole genome shotgun sequence genomic window:
- the FZD10 gene encoding frizzled-10 yields the protein MQRPGPRLWLVLQVMGSCAAISSMDMERPGDGKCQPIEIPMCKDIGYNMTRMPNLMGHENQREAAIQLHEFAPLVEYGCHGHLRFFLCSLYAPMCTEQVSTPIPACRVMCEQARLKCSPIMEQFNFKWPDSLDCSKLPNKNDPNYLCMEAPNNGSDEPARGSGMFPPLFRPQRPHSAQEHQLKDGGPGRAGCDNPGKFHHVEKSASCAPLCTPGVDVYWSRDDKRFAVVWLAVWSVLCFFSSAFTVLTFLIDPARFRYPERPIIFLSMCYCVYSVGYIIRLFAGAESIACDRDSGQLYVIQEGLESTGCTLVFLVLYYFGMASSLWWVILTLTWFLAAGKKWGHEAIEANSSYFHLAAWAIPAVKTILILVMRRVAGDELTGVCYVGNMDINALTGFVLIPLACYLIIGTSFILSGFVALFHIRRVMKTGGENTDKLEKLMVRIGVFSVLYTVPATCVIACYFYERLNVEYWKILATQHKCKMNNQTKNLDCLMATSIPAVEIFMVKIFMLLVVGITSGMWVWTSKTLQSWQNVCSRRFKKKSRRKPASVITSSGIYKKAQHPPKTHLGKYEIPAQPPTCV from the coding sequence ATGCAGCGCCCGGGCCCCCGGCTGTGGCTCGTCCTGCAGGTGATGGGCTCGTGTGCCGCCATCAGCTCCATGGACATGGAGCGGCCGGGCGACGGCAAGTGCCAGCCCATCGAGATCCCGATGTGCAAGGACATTGGCTACAACATGACCCGCATGCCCAACCTGATGGGCCATGAGAATCAGCGCGAGGCCGCCATCCAGCTGCACGAGTTCGCGCCGCTGGTGGAGTACGGCTGCCACGGCCACCTCCGCTTCTTTCTGTGTTCCCTGTACGCGCCCATGTGCACCGAGCAAGTCTCCACCCCTATCCCCGCCTGCCGGGTCATGTGCGAGCAGGCCCGGCTCAAGTGCTCCCCGATCATGGAGCAGTTCAACTTCAAGTGGCCcgactccctggactgcagcaaactCCCCAACAAGAACGACCCCAATTACCTGTGCATGGAGGCGCCCAACAACGGCTCGGACGAGCCCGCGCGGGGCTCGGGCATGTTCCCGCCGCTCTTCAGGCCGCAGCGACCCCACAGCGCGCAGGAGCACCAGCTGAAGGATGGGGGGCCGGGGCGCGCCGGCTGCGACAACCCGGGCAAGTTTCACCACGTGGAGAAGAGCGCGTCGTGCGCGCCGCTCTGCACGCCGGGTGTGGACGTGTACTGGAGCCGCGACGACAAGCGCTTCGCGGTGGTCTGGCTGGCTGTCTGGTCCGTGCTCTGCTTCTTCTCTAGCGCCTTCACCGTGCTCACCTTCCTCATCGACCCAGCGCGCTTCCGGTACCCCGAGCGCCCCATCATCTTCCTGTCCATGTGCTACTGCGTCTACTCGGTGGGCTACATCATCCGCCTCTTTGCGGGCGCCGAGAGCATCGCCTGCGACCGGGACAGCGGACAGCTGTATGTCATCCAGGAGGGTCTGGAGAGCACGGGCTGCACCTTGGTCTTCCTGGTCCTTTACTACTTCGGCATGGCCAGCTCCCTGTGGTGGGTGATTCTCACCCTCACCTGGTTCCTGGCCGCGGGCAAGAAGTGGGGCCACGAGGCCATCGAGGCCAACAGCAGCTACTTCCACCTGGCCGCCTGGGCCATTCCGGCCGTGAAGACCATTCTGATCTTGGTGATGCGCCGGGTGGCGGGGGACGAGCTGACCGGCGTCTGCTATGTGGGCAACATGGACATCAACGCCCTCACTGGCTTCGTGCTCATCCCCCTGGCCTGTTACCTCATCATTGGCACTTCCTTTATTCTCTCGGGCTTCGTGGCCCTTTTCCACATCCGGAGGGTGATGAAAACGGGTGGGGAGAACACGGACAAGCTCGAGAAGCTCATGGTGCGGATCGGGGTCTTCTCCGTGCTCTACACGGTGCCGGCCACTTGTGTGATTGCCTGCTACTTTTACGAACGCCTCAACGTGGAGTACTGGAAAATCCTGGCCACGCAGCACAAGTGCAAAATGAACAACCAGACTAAAAACCTGGACTGTCTGATGGCCACCTCCATCCCCGCGGTGGAGATCTTCATGGTGAAGATTTTCATGCTGCTGGTCGTGGGCATCACCAGCGGCATGTGGGTCTGGACATCTAAGACTCTGCAGTCCTGGCAGAACGTTTGCAGCCGCAGGTTCAAGAAAAAGAGCCGGAGGAAACCGGCCAGCGTGATCACCAGCAGTGGAATTTACAAAAAAGCCCAGCATCCCCCCAAAACCCATCTCGGGAAATATGAAATCCCTGCCCAGCCTCCCACCTGTGTGTAA